The proteins below come from a single Columba livia isolate bColLiv1 breed racing homer chromosome 26, bColLiv1.pat.W.v2, whole genome shotgun sequence genomic window:
- the CTPS1 gene encoding CTP synthase 1: MRRGRAAPARRRAPASCAPAPSRPAAARAPSRCPRATQLPRAASAGTAGQMKYILVTGGVISGIGKGIIASSIGTILKSCGLRVTSIKIDPYINIDAGTFSPYEHGEVFVLDDGGEVDLDLGNYERFLDIRLTKDNNLTTGKIYQYVINKERKGDYLGKTVQVVPHITDAIQEWVMRQARIPVDEDGIEPQVCVIELGGTVGDIESMPFIEAFRQFQFKAKRENFCNIHVSLVPQPSSTGEQKTKPTQNSVRELRGLGLSPDLIVCRCSTPLDTSVKEKISMFCHVEPEQVICIHDVSSIYRVPLLLEEQGVVDYFRHRLDLPIERQPRRMLMKWKEMADRYDRLLETCSIALVGKYTKFSDSYASVIKALEHSALAINHKLDIKYIDSADLEPDTLQEEPVRYHEAWQKLCGADGVLVPGGFGVRGTEGKIQAISWARKQKKPFLGVCLGMQLAVVEFARGVLGWQDANSTEFDPKTAHPVVIDMPEHNPGQMGGTMRLGKRRTLFQTKNSIMRKLYGDHDFLEERHRHRFEVNPELKKCFEEQGLKFVGQDEEGERMEVVELEDHPFFVGVQYHPEFLSRPIKPSPPYFGLLLASAGRLTHYLQKGCRLSPRDTYSDRSGSSSPDLEMTELKFPSVNHD, translated from the exons ATGCGCCGAGGCAGAGCTGCGCCTGCGCGCCGCCGCGCGCCGGCCTCATGCGCTCCCGCTCCGAGCCGGCCGGCAGCAGCGCGCGCTCCGTCTCGCTGCCCGCGCGCCACGCAGCTTCCGCGCGCCGCCTCGGCGGGAACAG CGGGGCAGATGAAGTACATCCTGGTGACGGGCGGCGTGATCTCGGGCATCGGCAAGGGGATCATCGCCAGCAGCATCGGCACCATCCTCAAGTCCTGCGGGCTGCGCGTCACCTCCATCAAGATCGACCCCTACATCAACATCGATGCCGGCACCTTCTCCCCCTATGAGCATG GCGAGGTGTTTGTGCTGGATGATGGAGGGGAGGTGGATCTGGACCTTGGGAACTACGAGCGCTTCCTTGATATCCGACTCACCAAAGACAACAACCTGACTACTGGGAAGATCTACCAGTACGTCATCAAcaaggagaggaagggagacTATCTTGGCAAAACTGTCCAAG ttgtaCCCCACATCACAGATGCTATACAAGAATGGGTGATGAGGCAGGCACGGATTCCTGTAGATGAAGATGGCATTGAACCCCAAGTTTGTGTGATTGAG CTCGGTGGGACAGTAGGTGATATTGAAAGCATGCCTTTCATTGAAGCTTTCCGTCAGTTCCAGTTCAAAGCCAAAAGAGAGAATTTTTGTAACATTCACGTCAGTCTAGTTCCTCAG CCGAGCTCTACAGGAGAGCAGAAGACTAAACCCACCCAAAACAGTGTTCGTGAACTCCGAGGTCTTGGTCTCTCACCAGATCTG ATTGTTTGCAGGTGCTCCACTCCATTGGATACCTCAGTAAAAGAAAAGATTTCCATGTTCTGTCACGTTGAACCAGAACAG GTCATCTGCATTCATGATGTCTCCTCAATCTACCGGGTTCCTCTGTTGTtagaggagcagggagttgtTGACTACTTCAGGCACAGGCTCGACCTCCCCATCGAGCGGCAGCCCCGGAGGATGCTCATGAAGTGGAAGGAAATGGCTGACAG GTATGACCGTCTCCTTGAAACATGTTCCATTGCGCTTGTTGGCAAATACACCAAGTTTTCAGATTCCTACGCATCTGTCATTAAAGCACTGGAGCATTCCGCACTGGCGATCAACCACAAACTCGACATTAAG TATATTGACTCTGCTGACCTGGAGCCAGATACTCTGCAGGAAGAACCTGTCCGGTACCACGAAGCGTGGCAgaagctgtgtggtgctga TGGAGTTCTGGTTCCTGGTGGATTTGGTGTTCGAGGGACAGAAGGCAAAATTCAAGCTATTTCCTGGgcgaggaaacagaaaaaacccttCTTAG GAGTGTGTTTGGGAATGCAGCTGGCGGTTGTGGAGTTTGCGCGCGGTGTTCTTGGTTGGCAAG ATGCCAACTCGACAGAATTCGACCCCAAAACTGCTCATCCAGTG GTCATAGACATGCCGGAACATAATCCTGGGCAAATGGGTGGAACCATGAGGCTTGGCAAGAGAAGAACACTCTTCCAAACCAAGAATTCCATCATGA GGAAGCTGTATGGAGATCATGATTTCTTGgaagagagacacagacacagattTGAG GTCAATCCAGAactgaaaaagtgttttgaagAGCAAGGGTTGAAGTTCGTAGGCCAGGATGAGGAGGGAGAGCGAATGGAAGTGGTTGAGTTGGAAG ATCATCCTTTCTTCGTTGGTGTTCAGTATCACCCTGAGTTCCTCTCCAGACCAATTAAGCCATCTCCCCCCTACTTCGGCCTCCTCCTGGCGTCTGCGGGAAGGCTCACGCACTATCTCCAGAAGGGCTGCCGGCTCTCGCCCAG GGACACGTACAGCGACAGGAGTGGCAGCAGCTCCCCTGACCTGGAGATGACAGAGCTCAAGTTTCCATCAGTAAATCACGACTGA